The following proteins come from a genomic window of Solea solea chromosome 3, fSolSol10.1, whole genome shotgun sequence:
- the ankrd53 gene encoding ankyrin repeat domain-containing protein 53, producing the protein MGRGKRKTRKLPCTDLPDRHAPPAVDVEKLDVSVNSQGLSALHLSSLYGQLDALQRLAVSSLQGQINGSDPQGRRPIHMVMSWRSAPNTSACLRCLLEHGADVNIATDCGQTPLHVAASEGLLDCTQTLVQAGADVTSQDSMGHTPLDLARIWCHREVARYLKTCMWEVEKRKEMKERKLAHALYRELIATAKVNDGNKGTLIDEKMAEWAKKKGFPHLKDYSPKVSVSQYHMQCLSSNQDGSDRKATKGLRKNQRKVQQEITFSKSPAAAEPEIVDRQRRTAFSELDLRGSVTVWRDSSSSLPHYTTKWDTVPHTAPDLPLDVLKKVLFPRAFPSRIFSPQHFQPQNIEEVQHKGSPKGRSSSPWTEVAMHMAEVLEPGHY; encoded by the exons GGTCTGTCAGCTCTGCACCTGTCCAGTCTTTATGGTCAGCTGGATGCTCTTCAGAGGCTGGCGGTGTCGTCGCTGCAGGGGCAGATCAACGGCAGCGATCCTCAGGGTCGTCGGCCCATTCACATGGTCATGTCCTGGAGAAGCGCGCCCAACACCTCCGCCTGTCTCCGCTGCCTGCTCGAGCATGGAGCTGATGTCAACAT TGCCACAGACTGTGGGCAGACGCCGCTGCACGTGGCTGCCTCTGAAGGCCTCCTGGACTGCACACAGACCCTCGTGCAGGCCGGTGCTGATGTGACGTCTCAGGACAGCATGGGACACACACCTCTGGATTTGGCCCGCATCTGGTGCCACAGAGAGGTCGCACG GTATCTAAAGACCTGCATGTGGGAGgtggaaaagaggaaagaaatgaaggaGAGGAAGCTGGCTCACGCTTTATACAGAGAACTCATCGCCACTGCTAAAGTGAATGATGGCAATAAAGGG ACACTCATAGATGAGAAGATGGCAGAATGGGCCAAAAAGAAGGGTTTTCCTCACCTAAAGGACTATTCCCCCAAAGTCTCAGTGAGTCAGTACCACATGCAGTGCCTCTCATCTAATCAGGACGGCTCTGATCGAAAAGCTACCAAGGGCCTGAGGAAGAACCAGCGAAAAGTGCAACAGGAGATCACTTTCTCAAAGTCGCCCGCAGCCGCAGAGCCTGAAATCGTCGACCGCCAACGAAGGACGGCCTTCTCAGAGCTGGACCTCCGgggcagtgtgacagtgtggagagacagcagcagcagcctgcctCACTACACCACCAAGTGGGACACGGTCCCTCACACTGCCCCTGACCTGCCTTTGGATGTCCTTAAGAAGGTGTTGTTCCCCAGAGCGTTCCCCTCCAGGATCTTCTCGCCTCAGCACTTCCAGCCACAGAACATCGAGGAGGTCCAACACAAAGGAAGCCCCAAGGGGCGGAGCTCCTCCCCCTGGACAGAGGTGGCCATGCACATGGCTGAAGTGCTGGAGCCTGGACACTACTAA